A DNA window from Streptomyces canus contains the following coding sequences:
- a CDS encoding potassium channel family protein, with amino-acid sequence MLPGILVRVVGLMLGREGRSLHLKAAGGATLVLLAVMLTGSWAVIVAEEEARGANLTSYPKALWWSVETATTVGYGDFYPVTWWGRAVGTVVMVVGITTFGMVTAALATWFVGREQKRLHPVGARALHALHERFDRLEELLEGKKNG; translated from the coding sequence ATGCTGCCCGGAATCCTCGTCAGGGTCGTCGGGTTGATGCTCGGCCGGGAGGGGCGGTCGCTCCATCTGAAGGCGGCGGGCGGTGCGACCCTCGTGCTCCTCGCGGTGATGCTGACCGGTTCCTGGGCGGTGATCGTCGCCGAGGAGGAGGCGCGCGGCGCCAACCTGACGTCGTACCCGAAGGCCCTGTGGTGGTCGGTCGAGACGGCGACGACCGTCGGATACGGCGACTTCTACCCCGTCACCTGGTGGGGCCGGGCCGTCGGCACGGTGGTCATGGTCGTCGGGATCACGACGTTCGGCATGGTCACGGCGGCGCTCGCCACCTGGTTCGTGGGGCGGGAGCAGAAGCGCCTGCACCCTGTGGGCGCCCGGGCGCTGCATGCCCTGCACGAGCGGTTCGACCGGCTGGAAGAACTGCTCGAGGGGAAGAAGAACGGGTGA
- a CDS encoding SAM-dependent methyltransferase, whose amino-acid sequence MSESHTPSGASARLNTGVAHNARVWNYWIGGKDNYEVDQRVGDHVAGMFPIIQEIARADRWFLGRSVRFLTEEQGIRQFLDIGTGLPTVDNTHEIAQRIAPDARIVYVDNDPIVLVHARTLLTSTPEGVTDYIDADVHDPAAILERAAQTLDLSRPVAVMMLGILNFVLDTDEARRIAREVMAAMPAGSHLALTHPTFDADLGGEGQIPAMKFWNENATPPITARSGEDIATFFEGLDLLEPGLVSCSQWRAESDSPVVVPQFGAVAVKR is encoded by the coding sequence GTGAGCGAGAGCCACACCCCGTCGGGTGCGTCGGCGAGGCTGAACACAGGTGTGGCGCACAACGCGCGCGTGTGGAACTACTGGATCGGCGGCAAGGACAACTACGAGGTCGACCAGCGGGTCGGCGATCACGTCGCCGGGATGTTCCCGATCATCCAGGAGATCGCCCGCGCGGACCGCTGGTTCCTGGGCCGCTCGGTGCGCTTCCTCACCGAGGAGCAGGGCATCCGGCAGTTCCTCGACATCGGCACCGGGCTGCCGACGGTGGACAACACCCACGAGATCGCTCAGCGCATCGCCCCCGACGCACGGATCGTCTACGTCGACAACGACCCGATCGTGCTGGTCCACGCCCGCACCCTGCTGACCAGCACCCCCGAGGGCGTCACGGACTACATCGACGCCGACGTCCACGACCCGGCCGCGATCCTTGAACGCGCCGCGCAGACCCTGGACTTGAGCAGGCCGGTCGCGGTGATGATGCTCGGCATCCTCAACTTCGTCCTCGACACCGATGAGGCCCGGCGGATCGCACGGGAGGTCATGGCCGCGATGCCCGCCGGGAGCCACCTGGCGCTGACGCACCCCACGTTCGACGCCGACCTCGGCGGCGAGGGCCAGATCCCGGCCATGAAGTTCTGGAACGAGAACGCCACTCCGCCGATCACGGCCCGCAGCGGCGAGGACATCGCCACGTTCTTCGAGGGACTCGACCTCCTCGAACCGGGCCTGGTCTCCTGCTCGCAGTGGCGTGCCGAGTCCGACTCCCCGGTCGTGGTACCGCAGTTCGGCGCGGTGGCCGTGAAAAGGTGA
- a CDS encoding response regulator produces the protein MTSPTPPAVPIRVLIADDQDMVRTGFRFFLDAQPDITVVAEAADGETAVRLAREVRPDVCLLDIRMPKLDGLEATRLLAGPEVADPLRVVVVTTFDLDEYVYGALRGGACGFLLKDSGPVLLAEAVRAAAAGDSLVSPSVTVRLLRHVTADPAPAPVVAACPAPTTEPLTDRELDVVRLVALGRTNAEIAAELYVSLSTVKTHLSSVQLKLAARNRVEIAAWAWQHGHARPES, from the coding sequence ATGACGAGCCCCACCCCGCCGGCCGTGCCCATCCGTGTGCTGATCGCCGACGACCAGGACATGGTCCGTACCGGCTTCCGTTTCTTCCTGGACGCGCAGCCGGACATCACCGTGGTCGCCGAGGCCGCCGACGGGGAGACGGCGGTGCGGCTGGCCCGGGAGGTGCGGCCCGATGTGTGTCTGCTGGACATCCGGATGCCGAAGCTGGACGGGCTGGAGGCGACCCGGCTGCTGGCGGGGCCCGAGGTCGCCGATCCCCTGCGGGTGGTCGTGGTCACCACCTTCGACCTCGACGAGTACGTCTACGGCGCGCTGCGCGGCGGTGCCTGCGGGTTCTTGCTGAAGGACTCCGGGCCCGTCCTCCTCGCCGAGGCGGTCCGTGCCGCCGCGGCCGGGGACTCGCTGGTCTCCCCCTCGGTCACCGTGCGCCTGCTCCGGCACGTCACGGCGGACCCGGCCCCCGCGCCGGTCGTCGCGGCCTGCCCCGCACCCACCACCGAACCCCTGACCGACCGTGAGCTCGACGTGGTCCGCCTGGTCGCCCTCGGCCGTACGAACGCCGAGATCGCCGCCGAGCTGTACGTCTCCCTCTCCACGGTCAAGACCCACCTCTCCAGCGTCCAGCTGAAACTGGCCGCACGGAACCGCGTGGAGATCGCCGCCTGGGCCTGGCAGCACGGGCACGCGCGGCCAGAGAGCTGA